In Acomys russatus chromosome 13, mAcoRus1.1, whole genome shotgun sequence, the genomic stretch AATCCCACATCCTTAGAGCCAAGAAGCCCCTTTCATTGTGTCCTCTGGTTCCTATCACTCTTCAGGAGACATGCTTGGACTATGAACTCGTTGAGGGCCATGACCTATTCCTGAATCTCCACTTTCCTACCCAGGGGCTGGCAGTGTGTAGTATATATGGTCATCTGCTGGCTCCACGAATAACTCCTCCCCGTTCTCCCTATGAGCCctatggtttttattttccttgcgTTCTTTATTATGGCTATTCTATCTGTAGAACATCCAAGAGCCCACTCAAGCAGTGATGTTGCCCTTCTCGTtcccagttacaccagcacctcTTTTCCCGAATTCCAGAATACTCTAGTATTGTGTCCATTTATTCCCAGGTCATATTCTTGGCTGTATTGGATAGGTGGCTCAGCGACTGTTCTCTCCCAACTAGTTCAGTATGGAGGAGGCTGGCCCAGCCCCAGACTCATGGAAGTGGAGCTGTTAGAGTCAAGCTTGTGCACAGGGCAGAGATAAACAGGGAGCATTTTCCAGAGACATATTGGGGctcaagatacacacacacacacacacacacacacacacacacaaaaaaaaaaaacccaaaaaacaaaaaaaacaaaaacaaacaaacaaacaaacaaaaaaacaatcaaaaaaaaaaaaaaaaccccaccttaTACCAATTAAAACTTTCCCAGTGGAACTATCTGGTCTAGATTGGTAGAGTATCCTGCCCTTAACATGGTGAAACAGTGGCCAAGATCGCAGGAGAGGGACTCCTGCGTTGAAAGGGAGTTTCACTGCGCCTCCCAATGAAGAGGCCATGATCATGGCCACAACTCGGTTTAGCCCTTTAGCTTACCCGTCAAGAGATACTGTTTCTGGCTGTTGGTTTCTAGTTTCACACCACAAAGAGAAGAGTCGAACGGTGTGTAGACATACTGAACATCCTTGGCCTTCTCGAAGCCTTTAAACATCTGAAAGGCAGCACTGGGTCAGGCGTGCAATGGGCACAGCAGCAGGTTACAAGACGCTCACTTCTTTCCAAACGTTACACAGGAGTCGAATTCAGGTTTGGTATACAGATGACCTTGCtggtgtttggttgtttttgtttgtttaagtctAAACCTTAGTGTACCCCAGGGAGATGAGGAGGTCCCATGGACAGAGAGCTGCAGGACAGGATAAACAGCGAGTCCCCACCCTGAATATTGCTTGGTTCCCATCCCCTGTGCAGTTCACACAGTTCCACTTTGGCACCTTCATAAGGAGGCCTGAGCCCACCGCCTGACTCCCACCAGGTTCATCCCTCCCGTAGCACAAACCCCAGCCCTCCATCACCCCATCATGGCTCAGCCCCTTGCTGCCCCCATGTACCTTTATCTGTTTGATTTCATACCGGATCATTTTTTGAGTGTCAGCAGGGTCTTCACTGGCAGGAACTACCTTCTCACTGGATATTTTGGCCCGGATTACTGCACAGAAAAAAGGGAAAGTCCAACACTGTGGGATCTGGATGGTCTGGGGTCCTCTGAGTGTCCAGAGAAGTTTTGGTTCAAGTGTTTTGGGTTCTCAGCAGTATGAGAGAAGAGACTTGGAATTTACTCTGCAGTGCTTGCCAGCTTTAAACCCTTCAAGGCTGTTAGGTCCTCAAActgtcctcttttggccttttAATCTATTGGTTTCCAACAGCTCCACAATTCTCCATAGCCATGGGTACAGTGAGCAGAATAGGAGTCCCTTCAAGGCAATTGGTGTGTTATAGATACATCTTAGAACCCCATAGCTTACCTAGAAGTGACAGTAATATGTGTTTATCGAATTTCTAAGTATCTCAATTCTCCATTGAGGAAGTTCATCTCTTGTCATCTAGTCAAGAACTGGTTTGTTTGTTCCTtactttctcccctcccccttccccacctcccaccccccacccatcccCTTGCATTGAAgactgaactcagagcctcaggcGTGAGAGGCACATGCTCTATCACTGAAGTACAGTCCTGGAAAAAGTCTGTTTTAAACgttcttcctctctgtctgacCTTGCACTAGGCATGAGGCTCAGTGACAGGGTCCTCCCCCTGCAGGAGGTTCATCTAGTGGAGACCACCTTAGGAAAAATAGCAGCACCCATCAGCAAGGAACCAAGAAATCTTCAGAAGAGTGAAGGGGAAATAGTAGTTAAAAGTGTGAGAGAGGTGTCTTGTTGGGGCACATTGGCAACTTCAGCTtcaggcagggaggcaggtgtTGTAATGCgaataccccaccccacccccctacccacCCTCGGCACCCCAGGAGTTCTGAAAACTACTAGATAGTTCCAGAGACAGCTAGGGCCCATCAAGCTAGCTAATGGACTCTGGAGGTCCATAATAGAACATTTATTCTCTTACAAATCAGGCTTTGCACTTCCAAGGTCAATAAAGCAATAGCCATTTCTGACCTATCCgctgcagcagcaggaggcatCCATACATGATCTGAGCTCCACCCCTTCCCTCAGACTCCTGGTCTAAAGCTCTGCCCCAAACCAACTTTCTCACAGGCAACCCCTGCTGTGGTCCACAACTCACCTAGAGCTGAGTGGCAGAAGTGCTGCTGGGGGTGCGCAGGCGCGCAACTGCAAGCCTCACCCAACCCGGGTGGCCGCAGCAAGGCCAGCAGCCGCAGCACCAGTGCCCAGCTCAGCGAAGCCAGGGGACTCCAGGGCATGACACTGCAGAGCCCCAGCTGAGCTCCTGGGGTCTGCCAGTCGTAACAAACAGCTTCTCCAGGACACCTCCTGAAAGCCTCGTGCAGTCTCAGTCTTTATGAGGTGGCTTTAGGGCCAATCCCGCCCCCGTGGGCTCCTCCCTCCTTTGGCACCAGGCCACCCACGGCTGAAGGACCCAAGGCCCTCCTGACCGGACCGACAGACCCAGCAATGCAGAGGAAAGCCTGCAGATTTCCTAAAACGGCAGCAGCCTGGAAATAGAGGAAGACTCGGCGGGCCTTAGGGGcagcaagagaaaagcaaagaccagtgaagagacaagaaggcagaaagatgagGGACTAAGGCTCCGGCACTAAGAGCAAGGGAGGAGAGgcatagacagagagacacaggccaagtcagaggcagacagaattACAACAGGCAaaagagacagtgacagaggaggACGGACCCCTCGCTGAGCTGCACACTGGGAATGAGACAAGCTACTCAGGGCTTCTTTCAGCCGCAGGAAGTGTTTTCAATGCCCTATTTATGAGGCTccaaagcaacagcaaacagtcagggaacaggacagagaaagttggggtgtgtgtgtcttggcGCTgtcagctggggggtggggtaggatgtCAGAGAAAGTAGCCAGTGCTTTAAAACCCTTTCAAACAGCCAGAGCCTTAAGACTCTGCTGAGAGTTTGGGGCAGTTCTTTCCAAGGGGTTTAAAATACGGGATGTCCTGTAGCTCAGGGCAAACTTTGGACCTCAGAGCTCCCCCCACTGCACATCATTGCCCCCTGGAGACTGCCATGTTGCAGAAGGTAGAGCCGCTTAGCAAACAAGCCAGGCATTCGGGTCATTGTGACCCAAGCCTTGTCCACTGTTTGTCAGCAAAGTGCTCCAAGAATTTGAATGAAAGAAGCTAGTAGAATGACTGCCtgggggaggacaggaggctggGTCTTGATTCTGACTGCCACTGGGTCCCTTcgtgatctttgccattctgggccccattcttttttttttttttttttctctttctctctctctccagaaaatAGGACTGAACTACATGGCTTCTCCTTCTCGTAGTTTTGCTGTCCAGAACACCAAACCCACATTTCTGATCAGAGCTACACTCCGTGGAACTCTGAGTTTACATTATACAATCTGACTTTTCCCTACCATCGATGTCCATCTCCTTTCGATGACATTAGTTAGATggtagcggtggtggtggtgcttaaaaagaaagaaattggaagagAACGAAGTCAGACGAAGGCAAGTGACAGGTCCCGGAGCTGAAAAGCATCAGTCCACTCTTGTCACTTGGCAGATGTGAAAGCTGAGAGGCTTGGTGCCATCAAGTGACCTGACAGAACTGGAGCCTTCACCTGCCGCTGTGGTGTCTGGCGCTCTCCCTACGCTGTCTCGATTCCATGCTACTTCTGCCTGCATTTTGTGGTAGCTCAAAATCCTGCCTTTGGAGGGTTCTTGCTCCTTTAAATCTTACTCCTCCTGGGATAAAACTGGGCTGCTTCGAGGAAGAGTTTACTTGCTGAAGGATGTCTCCCAAGAGTAAACATTACCGAGTTCTTATGTCATCTCTTCCAAATCCTGAGCTGGACAGAGAAAGGCCTCCGCATACTCAGACTGTGTTTGGTACTGAGACTGTGGTGTTGGTAGGCAGTGAagagtgtgacagagagagagaggacagttACGGCTGACATGGGGAAGATGGCACTTGACAGGGAGAGGTGGGCAGGGCCGCATGTTTCAGCAGACATCAAGGTGCTCAAAATGCATTCCAGACAATTCCTAGTTTATTACAGTACAACTCACAGACAGCAATTTTTACTCtttcatgaattaaaaataaataaataaaatcctcctTAGCTGAGAGGATGTCTTGCCTGGGTTGTCTAGTacagagaaaact encodes the following:
- the Timp4 gene encoding metalloproteinase inhibitor 4 isoform X1, whose protein sequence is MPWSPLASLSWALVLRLLALLRPPGLGEACSCAPAHPQQHFCHSALVIRAKISSEKVVPASEDPADTQKMIRYEIKQIKMFKGFEKAKDVQYVYTPFDSSLCGVKLETNSQKQYLLTGQILSDGKVFIHLCNYIEPWEDLSLVQRESLNHHYHQNCGCQITTCYAVPCTISAPNECLWTDWLLERKLYGYQAQHYVCMKHVDGICSWYWGHVHLQKEYVDIIQP
- the Timp4 gene encoding metalloproteinase inhibitor 4 isoform X2, giving the protein MPWSPLASLSWALVLRLLALLRPPGLGEACSCAPAHPQQHFCHSALVIRAKISSEKVVPASEDPADTQKMIRYEIKQIKMFKGFEKAKDVQYVYTPFDSSLCGVKLETNSQKQYLLTGQILSDGKVFIHLCNYIEPWEDLSLVQRESLNHHYHQNCGCQCPVPSQPPMSASGQTGCWNGSSTGTRPSTMSA